The following are from one region of the Strix uralensis isolate ZFMK-TIS-50842 chromosome 4, bStrUra1, whole genome shotgun sequence genome:
- the IBSP gene encoding integrin-binding sialoprotein, translating to MRTALVFACLVGMACAFSVKSWLRRAKSDDSEENAVFKNRHRYYLYRYAYVHPPQRRYQGSDSSEEEGDGSEEEEEAGEPSYAGTEAAGHPAGAALGDCQGRLGGDVASPQQGCQGPLKGVRNGAAGKGGNSENEDSDENEEEEEEEEEEEEEIDENENGVNGTSTNTTEGGEGPHGNGTTVAEEEEGEEEEEEEEGEEEEDEEEETEATTTVASTTGEEGLSQATTTGDGGPTDATTAGEQWEYEVTAGGHGRGDEGTTEGSYGEQDEYARGDSYRAYEDEYGYYKGHGYDVYGQDYYYSQ from the exons ATGAGGACTGCCCTGGTCTTTGCGTGCCTGGTGGGGATGGCGTGCGCCTTCTCG GTCAAGAGCTGGCTGCGGCGAGCCAAGTCAGACGATTCGGAAGAGAACGCG GTGTTCAAGAACAGGCACCGGTATTACCTGTACAGATATGCCTACGTGCATCCCCCGCAGCGACGGTACCAG GGCAGTGACTCTTCAGAGGAAGAGGGGGACggctcagaggaggaggaggaagcgggg GAGCCATCCTATGCTGGCACTGAGGCAGCTGGCCACCCCGCTGGAGCAGCCCTTGGCGACTGCCAGGGCAGGCTGGGAGGAGATGTCGCATCACCTCAGCAG GGCTGCCAAGGGCCCCTGAAGGGGGTCAGGAACGGTGCGGCTGGCAAAGGGGGCAACTCCGAAAATGAAGACAGTGATgagaatgaggaggaggaggaggaggaggaggaggaggaagaagagatagACGAGAATGAGAATGGTGTCAATGGCACAAGCACCAACACCACCGAGGGGGGAGAGGGACCTCACGGCAATGGCACCACggtggcagaggaggaggaaggggaggaggaagaagaagaggaggagggagaagaggaagaggatgaggaggaggaaactgAAGCCACCACCACTGTCGCCAGCACCACAGGCGAAGAAGGACTGTCCCAGGCGACCACCACAGGAGATGGGGGACCCACAGATGCCACCACAGCCGGGGAGCAGTGGGAGTACGAGGTGACGGCTGGGGGCCATGGCCGGGGGGATGAGGGCACCACGGAGGGCAGCTACGGGGAGCAGGACGAGTATGCCCGCGGGGACAGCTACCGGGCCTATGAGGATGAGTATGGCTACTACAAGGGGCATGGCTATGACGTGTATGGCCAGGATTACTACTACAGCCAGTGA